From the candidate division WOR-3 bacterium genome, the window TCCCTGATACGCCGAGCAATTATTCCAGCAAACTCTGGCTGGTGGTAAAAGGATTGGGTAGATATGATTCCACATCTTCGCCGGTCTTCTATATCAAAAGACATACTGGAGTGAAAGAGACTAAAATTTCGCGATCCGCAATCCGAAATCCGAAATTAGAAATCTATCCCAATCCAGTCTATGATAAACTGACAATCCAATATGCAGTTCCTGAACCATCAAAGGTGAAACTTGCTATCTACAATGTCTTAGGGCAGATTGAGCAGAGCCTTGTTGATGAATACAAACCTGCTGGCATCTACGAAATAGAGCACAAAAAACCCTTGACAAGTGGTGTGTATTTTGTAAAATTGTTTGTTGATGAAAAGGTAATTACGAAAAAGTGTGTTATTTTAAAGAATTAAAGAGCACTGAGTCCCCCTCCATAGGAATGGAATAGTCGTAGGGCAAACCTTCAGGTTTGCACTCTAAATTGTCGAGCAATCTCGACCACTACATTTAAATGGAATATTTTTCCAAATTCCTTGTATCTATAAGTAGAAAAGGAGGTTAAAATGCGCGACCATAAGAAGATGTACGGAATCTATATAAGGGCAGGTTTTCTCATCGCAATTGGGTTAATAATCGCACTTTTCCTCACACTCCCCTATGCTGAACCCGAACCATATAAATTAAAACAGGAAGTGGTTGGATTAATCAATGAAATCACAATGCAAATTGAGAATCAAATAGAACCGATTGATAACATTGAAAGACCAAAACCACCACCCACAGTCGCCGCCGCTTCTAACCCTGATGAAGGTGTAGAAACAATAAATCCGACTAACCTTGTAGAAAATATCATTCCAACCACGCCAACTGGTCCGGATATTGAAGTGATACCATATTATAGAGTAGAGGTTAAACCACAACCAATATCAATGCCTGCACCCATATATCCACCCCTTGCTGCAAAAGCCGGAATTGAAGGCAAAGTTGTGGTCAAAATGCTTGTTGATATTGATGGTAGTGTGATTGCCGTTGAAATATTAAAAACAAGCGGTAACCAGATGCTGGATGAATCAGCAGTTGCTGCGGCAAAACAATCTAAATTTACACCAGCAAAACAAAGGGACAAACTTGTGAGGGTATGGGTCGTCAGACAGATTGAATTTAAATTGAAGGAAAGCTAACTAATCAAATTTTGATAATCGGTTCTTTAAATAATCTATTCTTTTAACGGGTAATGGGTCAACATTGGTCCTTAATGCAAGATAATAAGAAAGAAAATCGCCTAACATTATGGTTGAGAAAATCTGTTCAAGTAAATTTTTACCGTAGGGTTTAATATCAATGAATTTTAATGACTTAATCTCATTGCGAATTATCTCCTTGATTATTCTAACCCTAAGCTTGTTGCGCAGAAATCCAGCGGGGTCATTTATGAATACTGCTATTAGATTCTTGTTCAAATGCTCGGGCCTACCTATGCCAACTATCTCGTTGTGATTCATTTCAGGAATGATGTTGGTATGGCATAAAATCTTTGAATTTTCATTCAATTGGCACTGCCACCTTTTTGCAATTACACCCGTAACATTTGAACTGGCATATATAACAGGAAGTTTACCGACAAATAATTCCACAAGATTTTTCGCCTTTTTCTCAAGTTGCCCTTTCTGTCTTCTCAAAAATACTGACAACTTCATCAATTCAATCTCAGGGTTTTTATTTATTAAGTTTCCGTGATAAAGTAAAAGTGGTATGGGGGTAAATAAATAGCCCAAAGCTCCTCTTGGGGGAAATCCTGCAGGAATTTGAATTTTCAGAGATGCTTTGCTTTTAAGTAGTTTACCATTTGAAGAAATAATAACAATAGCGCTTCCCCTTTTTCTCAAAATATCATAGTTATTCAATGTTTCCTCTGTATTCCCTGAATAACTGACAAGTATAGCCAATGCATTCTTATCAATATGTTCAGGAATTTGATAATCTTTGTTGACAATAATATTCAACTGCGGATACAGGACCGAAACAATATCCCCACTTATGCCCGACCCCCCCATTCCACATATCAACACCTTTTCAAATGTTCTGCGTAAAAATTTTTTGTCTAAAGCATTGCTCCACACACCATTGAATATATTTATACTTTCTACAATCTGTTCAGGTAGGGAATATATTATTTCACGCATATCTTTCATTTTATCAGTTCTTCAATACCGGGAAATTTTTTTCTCACCACCCTGCTCAAAAATTTTTTCACCTCAAGTGCAGTTCTGAAATTCAAAGCCTCCTGAGCAATCTCCTGGCATTGTGATACTGTAAGCGTCCTCAAAACAAGTTTTGCCTTGGGTATTGAAGAAGGACTCATTGATAACTCATCAATACCAAATCCCACCAGAAGCGGGATTGCCAGTGGGTCTCCTGCCAGTTCTCCACATAAACCTACCCATATATTACCATTATGGCCCGCGGTTATAGTTTCTTTTATCAAGTGCAGAACCGCAGGGTGGAAATGGTCAAAAAGCTGGCTTATCCTTTCATTTCCGCGGTCCACTGCAAGCGTATATTGGGTTAAATCATTTGAACCAATGCTAAAAAAATCAACTTCGTGAGAAAGAAACGGACTCATCAAAGCGGCTGATGGTGTTTCAACCATTATCCCAAGTTGAATACTGTCATCAAATTCTATCTTTTTTGATTTCAGTTCTTGTTTTACTTGATTAAATATCAGTTTGACACGCTTTATCTCTTCATAGGTTGAAATCATCGGGAACATTATCTTTATATTCTTGTTGACCGAAGCACGTAAAATTGCCCTTATCTGGGTTTTAAAAAATTCAGTTTCCTGGAGACAGACCCGAATTGCCCGCCAACCCAGAAACGGATTTGCCTCATGGTAGTCAGAAAAAATTTTGTCTCCACCAAGGTCATAGGTCCTGATGATCACAGGATGAGGCTTGATTTTTTTCGCGAGTGCATTATAAACCTTGAACTGTTCTTCTTCGGATGGACTACCCCGCCTTGCAAGGTATAAAAATTCCGTTCTGAATAATCCTATCCCAATCGCTCCGTATTTTACTGCATGTTCAGCCTCTGCAAAAAATTCAATATTTGCTGAAATATCTATGCGTTTCCCATCTCTTGTTTCAGGAGATAATTCACTGACTGGTAAAAGCGCTTTTGCTATCTGCTGATACTTCTTTCTTTGTTCTTCGTAAAAATTTATTCTTCCTGAAGTTGGATGGATTATTACAATTCCCCGTTCGCCATCAACGATTATATCATCTCCATTTTGAACCTTATTTAAAAATTCTCCAATACCAAGAATTGCCGGTATTTCAAGTGCCCTCGCTGTAATTGCGGTATGAGATGTTCTTCCACCAAGTTCCATTGCGATACCGACAACATTCTTCGGATTTATAAGTGTTGCCTCTGAGGGAGGTATATCGCGCGCCACAATAATTGAATTAGGTGGCGCTTCAAGGACTGAGGTATGAGAAACGCCCAGTAAATTTTTCAACACCCGCTCTCCAACATCATATATATCAACAACCCTTTCCTTAAAATATGCGTTCTTGCTTTCACCAAGCTTTTTGGCATATTCACTTATGACTTCATTATAGATATATTCTGCATTTTTCTTTTCAGTAAATATCCTTTGTTTTACTGACTCAATTATTGTCTCGTCATCAAGCATCATAATCTGGGCATCAAGGAATTGACCAAAATCCTCTCCAATTTCTCTATTAATCTGCTCTTTGATTTTCTTTAACTCTTCCCTTGTCTTTTCTATGGCTTTTTCAAATCTTATAACCTCATCTTTCAGATAAACCGATAGAATTGGTGTCTGGAATACCTCGGTTTTTTTTATCTCATATATAAATGCCTTTCCAATGGCTACACCCTTTGATGCAGGAACACCATGCAATATCTTCTCTTTTGCCATCAATCCTGCCCTTCAAGTATCTGTCTCAATGCATTGAAGGCTTCTTTTTCATCCTCTCCGTTACATATTAAAATAACCTTTGCCCCCTTCTCACAGGCTAAAGTCAATATTCCCATAATTGACTTCCCATTGACCTTCACCCCATCCTTTACCAATTCAACCTTGCTCTTAAATTTTTCCGCAAGTTTTACAAATCTGGATGCGGGTAGGGCGTGCAATCCATTTTCATTTAATATTGCAATCGTTTCTTTTATCATAGCAGTATCAGGTTAATTATTATCAAAATAAAGACAAAAGTCAAGATTAAAATCGGTGCCACCCTTTTCCATAAAAGGACAAGAAAAATACCCGTAAGCGGAATTAGAAATAAAAGATTAATCCCCTTTTCAAGTATAATAGGCATCAAACCAATAGAAAATGAACCAATCGATTCAAATATCCTCAGCATTGTTTGTAATTTTTTATCTTTCAATATATAAATCACATTCCAACCCATTTTGTAGCCGGTGGCAAATCCATAAAAACGAAAATAAATATGAATTAGGTTATACAATAACAGGAAGATTATTACCCCAATAATACCATATTTTATACCCGTAATAATCGCAATTATTAATAACGCAGGTCTTATTGTCTGCCAGAAAAGGGTATCACCAAAAGACGCAAATGCAGATTGGCAAACCATTATATGTTTTTTAATATCATCCAAACTATCTTCCTTTTCATAGGCATTCAATACTGCACCAATGATAAAACCAACCATATACGGGTGGGTATTGAAAAATGTCCGACTATGTTGCACAAGGAACTCGTGTTTTTTCTTATCAATACCCATCATTGCGATAACCAAAAATCCCAGCGATTGCATTG encodes:
- a CDS encoding T9SS type A sorting domain-containing protein, whose product is PDTPSNYSSKLWLVVKGLGRYDSTSSPVFYIKRHTGVKETKISRSAIRNPKLEIYPNPVYDKLTIQYAVPEPSKVKLAIYNVLGQIEQSLVDEYKPAGIYEIEHKKPLTSGVYFVKLFVDEKVITKKCVILKN
- a CDS encoding energy transducer TonB gives rise to the protein MRDHKKMYGIYIRAGFLIAIGLIIALFLTLPYAEPEPYKLKQEVVGLINEITMQIENQIEPIDNIERPKPPPTVAAASNPDEGVETINPTNLVENIIPTTPTGPDIEVIPYYRVEVKPQPISMPAPIYPPLAAKAGIEGKVVVKMLVDIDGSVIAVEILKTSGNQMLDESAVAAAKQSKFTPAKQRDKLVRVWVVRQIEFKLKES
- a CDS encoding bifunctional phosphoglucose/phosphomannose isomerase — protein: MREIIYSLPEQIVESINIFNGVWSNALDKKFLRRTFEKVLICGMGGSGISGDIVSVLYPQLNIIVNKDYQIPEHIDKNALAILVSYSGNTEETLNNYDILRKRGSAIVIISSNGKLLKSKASLKIQIPAGFPPRGALGYLFTPIPLLLYHGNLINKNPEIELMKLSVFLRRQKGQLEKKAKNLVELFVGKLPVIYASSNVTGVIAKRWQCQLNENSKILCHTNIIPEMNHNEIVGIGRPEHLNKNLIAVFINDPAGFLRNKLRVRIIKEIIRNEIKSLKFIDIKPYGKNLLEQIFSTIMLGDFLSYYLALRTNVDPLPVKRIDYLKNRLSKFD
- the ptsP gene encoding phosphoenolpyruvate--protein phosphotransferase, encoding MAKEKILHGVPASKGVAIGKAFIYEIKKTEVFQTPILSVYLKDEVIRFEKAIEKTREELKKIKEQINREIGEDFGQFLDAQIMMLDDETIIESVKQRIFTEKKNAEYIYNEVISEYAKKLGESKNAYFKERVVDIYDVGERVLKNLLGVSHTSVLEAPPNSIIVARDIPPSEATLINPKNVVGIAMELGGRTSHTAITARALEIPAILGIGEFLNKVQNGDDIIVDGERGIVIIHPTSGRINFYEEQRKKYQQIAKALLPVSELSPETRDGKRIDISANIEFFAEAEHAVKYGAIGIGLFRTEFLYLARRGSPSEEEQFKVYNALAKKIKPHPVIIRTYDLGGDKIFSDYHEANPFLGWRAIRVCLQETEFFKTQIRAILRASVNKNIKIMFPMISTYEEIKRVKLIFNQVKQELKSKKIEFDDSIQLGIMVETPSAALMSPFLSHEVDFFSIGSNDLTQYTLAVDRGNERISQLFDHFHPAVLHLIKETITAGHNGNIWVGLCGELAGDPLAIPLLVGFGIDELSMSPSSIPKAKLVLRTLTVSQCQEIAQEALNFRTALEVKKFLSRVVRKKFPGIEELIK
- a CDS encoding HPr family phosphocarrier protein, whose product is MIKETIAILNENGLHALPASRFVKLAEKFKSKVELVKDGVKVNGKSIMGILTLACEKGAKVILICNGEDEKEAFNALRQILEGQD
- a CDS encoding PTS system mannose/fructose/sorbose family transporter subunit IID yields the protein MRIGIFRLLKLFFASLFLQSSWSFHSMQSLGFLVIAMMGIDKKKHEFLVQHSRTFFNTHPYMVGFIIGAVLNAYEKEDSLDDIKKHIMVCQSAFASFGDTLFWQTIRPALLIIAIITGIKYGIIGVIIFLLLYNLIHIYFRFYGFATGYKMGWNVIYILKDKKLQTMLRIFESIGSFSIGLMPIILEKGINLLFLIPLTGIFLVLLWKRVAPILILTFVFILIIINLILL